Below is a genomic region from Tolypothrix sp. NIES-4075.
AAGCGATCGCCGCTTTGGATAAACCCTATTTTAAGGTAAAAGCCAACTGCTTCTTCTGCGGCGTTAACAGTGACTTCATCCAAATCATAGCTGCATCGGGTGAAGAGTTCTCGACCGATTCCTTGCCCAGAAAATTCTCTTCTGACGAACAGCAATGACAAATGATTGCCCCTCTTAAAGGCAATAAATCCAACAACGATTTCATTCCACGTTGCAACTAGCGTTTTCTCATCACTTAAGATTCTGTCTCTTAATTCTTCTGGGCTACATAGCTTTTTCCATTCGGTAACGCTTTCTGGTGTGCCATCAGTGAGTTCCCATAGAACCGCAGAAGCCCACATGCAACCAC
It encodes:
- a CDS encoding GNAT family N-acetyltransferase, with product MNIINYRPPQLGDEHQISGCMWASAVLWELTDGTPESVTEWKKLCSPEELRDRILSDEKTLVATWNEIVVGFIAFKRGNHLSLLFVRREFSGQGIGRELFTRCSYDLDEVTVNAAEEAVGFYLKIGFIQSGDRFFKHGIWGVETVS